In Streptomyces capitiformicae, one genomic interval encodes:
- the cobC gene encoding Rv2231c family pyridoxal phosphate-dependent protein CobC codes for MRTPMHTESEGAHDLRHHGDSEVRDDGAGLIDLAVNVRSDTPPAWLRERIAESLTGLAAYPDGRAARAAVAARHGLPADRVLLTAGAAEAFVLLARALKVRRPVVVHPQFTEPEAALRDAGHTVDRVLLRAADGFRLDPAVVPEDADLVVIGNPTNPTSVLHPAATIAELARPGRTLVIDEAFMDAVPGEREALAGRTDVPGLVVLRSLTKTWGLAGLRIGYVLAAPETIAELERAQPLWPVSTPALAAAEACVSDRALAEAAYAAGRIAADRAHLVAGLKEFAPDGLLVAEPAEGPFVLVRLPRAAAVRRHLRTLGFAVRRGDTFPGLDEEWLRLAVRDRATVNGFLQALDRAMTLADR; via the coding sequence ATGCGCACTCCCATGCACACTGAATCGGAGGGCGCACACGACCTGCGCCATCACGGGGACTCCGAGGTACGGGACGACGGGGCAGGGCTCATCGACCTCGCCGTGAACGTCCGCTCCGACACGCCGCCCGCCTGGCTGCGGGAGCGGATAGCCGAGTCGCTGACCGGGCTGGCCGCCTACCCCGACGGGCGTGCCGCCCGGGCGGCGGTGGCGGCCCGGCACGGGCTGCCGGCGGACCGGGTCCTGCTCACCGCGGGCGCCGCCGAGGCCTTCGTGCTGCTCGCGCGCGCCCTGAAGGTCCGTCGACCCGTCGTCGTGCACCCCCAGTTCACGGAGCCGGAGGCCGCGCTGCGGGACGCCGGGCACACCGTGGACCGGGTGCTGCTGCGGGCGGCGGACGGCTTCCGGCTGGACCCGGCGGTCGTGCCCGAGGACGCCGACCTGGTCGTCATCGGCAACCCGACCAACCCGACGTCCGTACTGCATCCGGCCGCGACGATCGCCGAACTAGCCCGGCCGGGGCGGACGTTGGTGATCGACGAGGCGTTCATGGACGCCGTGCCGGGTGAGCGCGAGGCGCTGGCCGGGCGGACGGACGTGCCCGGCCTCGTCGTGCTGCGCAGCCTCACCAAGACCTGGGGGCTGGCAGGGCTGCGGATCGGTTACGTCCTCGCCGCTCCCGAGACGATCGCTGAACTGGAGCGCGCCCAGCCGCTGTGGCCTGTGTCCACGCCCGCTCTCGCGGCGGCCGAGGCATGTGTGTCGGACCGGGCGCTGGCGGAAGCGGCCTACGCGGCCGGTCGTATCGCCGCCGACCGCGCCCATCTGGTCGCCGGACTCAAGGAGTTCGCCCCCGACGGCCTGCTCGTCGCCGAGCCCGCCGAGGGCCCGTTCGTGCTGGTCCGACTCCCCCGCGCGGCAGCCGTACGACGCCATCTGCGCACCCTCGGCTTCGCCGTCCGCCGGGGCGACACGTTCCCGGGTCTGGACGAGGAATGGCTGCGCCTGGCCGTCCGGGACCGGGCGACGGTCAACGGCTTCCTCCAGGCCCTGGACCGGGCGATGACGTTGGCGGACCGCTGA
- a CDS encoding sirohydrochlorin chelatase, protein MTTPPPALLIAGHGTRDDAGAEAFRDFVRELGRRHPELPVAGGFIELSPPPLGEAVTELVERGVRRFAAVPLMLVSAGHAKGDIPAALAREKERHPGISYTYGRPLGPHPALLSVLERRLDEALGSAGRAPGDRADVTVLLVGRGSTDPDANAEVHKAARLLWEGRGFAGVETAFVSLAAPDVPSGLDRCVRLGAKRIVVLPYFLFTGILPDRVRQQTEGWSAAHPEIEVRSADVIGPEPELLDLVMERYREALEGDLRMNCDSCVYRIALPGFEDKVGLPQQPHFHPDDDGHHHGHGHHHHHGGHAHSHAH, encoded by the coding sequence GTGACCACCCCGCCGCCCGCCCTGCTCATCGCCGGTCATGGCACCCGGGACGATGCCGGAGCCGAGGCGTTCCGCGACTTCGTACGGGAGTTGGGGCGCCGCCACCCCGAACTGCCCGTCGCGGGCGGCTTCATCGAGCTGTCCCCGCCGCCGCTGGGCGAGGCCGTCACCGAGCTGGTGGAGCGGGGGGTGCGGCGGTTCGCCGCGGTTCCGCTGATGCTGGTGTCCGCCGGGCACGCCAAGGGGGACATCCCGGCGGCGCTGGCCCGCGAGAAGGAACGCCACCCGGGGATCTCGTACACCTACGGCCGTCCGCTGGGCCCGCACCCGGCGTTGCTGAGCGTCCTGGAGCGGCGGCTGGACGAGGCGCTGGGCTCGGCCGGGCGTGCGCCGGGCGACCGTGCCGATGTCACCGTGCTGCTGGTCGGGCGCGGTTCCACCGATCCCGACGCCAACGCCGAGGTGCACAAGGCGGCCCGGCTGCTGTGGGAGGGGCGCGGTTTCGCGGGCGTGGAGACGGCGTTCGTGTCGCTGGCGGCGCCGGACGTGCCGAGCGGTCTCGACCGGTGCGTGAGGCTGGGCGCGAAGCGGATCGTCGTGCTGCCGTACTTCCTGTTCACCGGGATCCTGCCGGACCGGGTGCGGCAGCAGACCGAGGGTTGGTCGGCGGCGCACCCGGAGATCGAGGTACGGTCTGCCGATGTCATCGGGCCGGAGCCGGAGTTGCTGGATCTGGTCATGGAGCGGTACCGGGAGGCGCTGGAGGGCGATCTGCGCATGAACTGCGACTCCTGCGTCTACCGCATCGCACTGCCCGGCTTCGAGGACAAGGTGGGGCTGCCGCAGCAGCCGCACTTCCACCCGGACGACGACGGGCACCACCACGGCCATGGGCATCACCATCACCACGGAGGGCATGCGCACTCCCATGCACACTGA
- a CDS encoding precorrin-8X methylmutase — MTRVVHPIEQESFRRLRARLDTSHFPPLTRAVVERVIHSAADLEYADDLVMDEGALRNAHAALHAGAPVVVDVEMVAAGITRRETVCRLKDAAAGPGLTRSAHAVRLAYEQVGPGALWVIGCAPTALEELLTLDAAPALVIGLPVGFVGAAESKAALRESGLPAVSNVSEKGGSAVAAAALNALLYYHPTEKEKS; from the coding sequence GTGACCCGTGTGGTCCATCCGATCGAGCAGGAGTCGTTCCGGCGGCTGCGCGCCCGTCTCGACACCTCGCACTTCCCGCCGCTGACCAGGGCGGTCGTGGAGCGGGTCATCCACTCCGCCGCCGATCTGGAGTACGCGGACGACCTCGTCATGGACGAGGGCGCGCTGCGGAACGCGCACGCCGCGCTGCACGCCGGGGCGCCGGTTGTCGTGGATGTGGAGATGGTCGCCGCGGGGATCACCCGGCGCGAGACCGTCTGCCGGTTGAAGGACGCCGCGGCCGGACCCGGGCTGACGCGCTCCGCGCATGCGGTCCGGCTGGCTTACGAGCAGGTCGGGCCGGGGGCGTTGTGGGTGATCGGATGTGCGCCGACCGCGCTCGAGGAGCTGCTCACGCTGGACGCCGCGCCGGCGCTCGTCATCGGGCTGCCCGTCGGTTTCGTCGGCGCGGCCGAGTCCAAGGCCGCGTTGCGGGAGAGCGGACTGCCCGCTGTCAGCAACGTGTCCGAGAAGGGCGGGTCGGCGGTGGCCGCCGCCGCGCTCAACGCCCTGCTGTACTACCACCCCACCGAGAAGGAGAAATCGTGA
- the cobJ gene encoding precorrin-3B C(17)-methyltransferase: MIGLISATAAGAVAAQRLASAWPERTRVYEGSVRDAVGRAFGECEQLVCFLATGATVRLLAPLLGDKASDPGVVCVDEGGRFAVSLVGGHGGGANELAREVGELLGAEPVVTTATDAVGVPGLDTLGLPVEGDVAGVSRAVLDGEAVALDLEVNWPLPALPSNVGRPAVRQGPVVRVTDRVLDIGESQVILRPPSLVVGVGASKGAPADEILGLVRSALHDAGLSPRSLAEIATVDAKAGEPGIVQAAESLAVPLVTYSAEELAAVEVPNPSDAPLAAVGTASVAEAAALVRGGELLVPKRKSERADGKAAMATCAVVRRAGRGRLAVVGLGPGARDLLTPRAKAELRSASVLVGLDQYVDQIRDLLRPGTRVLESGLGAEEERARTAVAEARKGQAVALIGSGDAGVYAMASPALAEASDDIDVIGVPGVTAALAAAAILGAPLGHDHVSISLSDLHTPWEVIERRVRAAAEADIVVTFYNPRSRGRDWQLPKALAILGEHREPTTPVGVVRQASRPDESARVTTLAALDPATVDMMTVVTVGNTATREIAGRMVTPRGYRWQESDQGGLK, encoded by the coding sequence GTGATCGGCCTGATCTCCGCGACCGCCGCGGGGGCGGTGGCCGCCCAGCGGCTCGCCTCGGCCTGGCCCGAGCGGACACGTGTGTACGAGGGGTCCGTACGGGATGCCGTGGGGCGCGCCTTCGGGGAGTGCGAGCAGCTGGTGTGCTTCCTCGCTACGGGGGCGACCGTACGGCTGCTCGCGCCGCTGCTGGGCGACAAGGCGTCCGACCCGGGTGTGGTGTGCGTCGACGAGGGCGGGCGGTTCGCTGTCTCGTTGGTCGGCGGGCATGGTGGGGGTGCCAATGAACTCGCCCGTGAGGTGGGGGAGTTGTTGGGCGCTGAGCCTGTGGTGACTACCGCTACGGATGCGGTGGGGGTGCCTGGGCTGGACACGCTCGGGTTGCCCGTCGAGGGGGATGTGGCCGGGGTTTCTCGGGCGGTGCTGGATGGGGAGGCGGTTGCGCTGGACCTGGAGGTCAACTGGCCTCTGCCCGCGTTGCCGTCGAACGTCGGGCGCCCGGCGGTCCGGCAGGGACCGGTGGTGCGCGTGACCGACCGCGTCCTCGACATCGGCGAATCCCAGGTCATCCTTCGCCCGCCGTCCCTCGTCGTGGGCGTAGGTGCCTCCAAGGGTGCCCCCGCCGACGAGATCCTCGGCCTCGTCCGGAGCGCCCTGCACGACGCCGGGCTCTCCCCCAGGTCGCTCGCCGAGATCGCCACCGTCGACGCCAAAGCCGGCGAACCCGGCATCGTCCAGGCGGCCGAGAGCCTTGCTGTGCCCCTCGTGACCTACTCCGCCGAGGAGTTGGCGGCGGTGGAGGTGCCGAACCCCTCCGACGCGCCGCTCGCCGCCGTCGGCACCGCCTCTGTCGCTGAGGCCGCCGCCCTCGTGCGCGGGGGTGAGCTCCTCGTTCCCAAGCGGAAGTCGGAGCGGGCGGACGGGAAGGCGGCGATGGCTACCTGTGCGGTCGTGCGGCGGGCGGGGCGGGGGCGGCTCGCGGTGGTCGGGCTCGGGCCCGGGGCACGGGATCTGCTGACGCCACGTGCCAAGGCAGAGCTCCGATCCGCCTCCGTGCTCGTCGGGCTCGATCAGTACGTCGATCAGATCCGGGACCTGCTCAGGCCCGGTACGCGCGTCCTGGAGTCCGGGCTCGGTGCCGAGGAGGAGCGGGCGCGGACGGCGGTGGCGGAGGCTCGGAAGGGGCAGGCCGTCGCGTTGATCGGGAGTGGGGACGCGGGGGTGTACGCCATGGCGTCGCCGGCGCTCGCCGAGGCCTCCGACGACATCGATGTGATCGGCGTGCCGGGCGTGACCGCCGCGCTCGCCGCCGCCGCGATCCTCGGGGCGCCCCTCGGGCACGACCACGTGTCGATCAGCCTGTCCGACCTGCACACCCCGTGGGAGGTCATCGAGCGGCGGGTGCGGGCGGCGGCCGAGGCGGACATCGTGGTGACGTTCTACAACCCGCGCAGCCGGGGCCGGGACTGGCAGCTGCCGAAGGCGCTCGCGATCCTCGGCGAGCACCGGGAGCCGACGACCCCGGTCGGTGTCGTACGGCAGGCCTCGCGGCCGGACGAATCGGCCCGGGTGACGACCCTGGCCGCACTCGACCCGGCGACGGTCGACATGATGACCGTTGTGACCGTGGGCAACACGGCGACCCGGGAGATCGCGGGGCGCATGGTGACGCCACGCGGCTACCGCTGGCAGGAGAGCGACCAAGGGGGACTCAAGTGA
- the cbiE gene encoding precorrin-6y C5,15-methyltransferase (decarboxylating) subunit CbiE → MISVIGTGTGAPLPPDAEAVLAKAVLVVGGRRHLDAARLPESAERVVLGPLAPALDVIEKFLDRQVVVLASGDPGFFGIVRALAERFGADALDVRPGVSSVATAFARLGLPWDDAVVVSAHGRDPRTALNVCRARPKVAVLTGPGSGPAELGAGLLHSRRVLVVASALGDPARERVERVTPVEAAARDWGSAVSVVLCLDPDDEHVVTAMRTVAGARPSPAQWALDEGEFAHRDSMITKFEVRALALARLGPRLGDLVWDIGAGSGSVAVECARLGAAVTAVEKSAEDVERIHANAAAHGVDVHVVHGAAPDVLGGLHGEPDAVFIGGGGRGLPAIVAACAGRVRRTVVVAMAALDRVPAAREALVAAGMTCDGVLLQASRLAPLPGDVTRLAATNPVFLLWGVRPPAHIEGVDR, encoded by the coding sequence GTGATCAGTGTCATCGGTACGGGTACGGGGGCGCCTCTCCCCCCGGACGCCGAGGCCGTGTTGGCGAAGGCCGTGCTCGTCGTGGGCGGGCGGCGGCATCTGGACGCGGCTCGGCTGCCGGAGAGTGCCGAGCGGGTGGTGCTGGGGCCGTTGGCGCCCGCCCTGGACGTGATCGAGAAGTTCCTCGACCGGCAGGTCGTCGTTCTCGCCTCCGGTGACCCCGGGTTCTTCGGGATCGTGCGGGCGCTGGCCGAGCGGTTCGGGGCGGACGCGTTGGACGTACGGCCGGGGGTGTCGTCCGTCGCCACCGCGTTCGCCCGGCTGGGGCTGCCCTGGGACGACGCGGTCGTGGTGAGCGCGCACGGGCGTGATCCGCGGACCGCGCTGAACGTGTGCCGGGCGCGGCCGAAGGTGGCGGTGCTGACCGGGCCGGGCTCCGGGCCCGCCGAACTGGGCGCGGGACTGCTGCACAGCCGGCGGGTGCTCGTCGTGGCGTCCGCGCTGGGCGATCCGGCGCGGGAGCGGGTGGAGCGGGTGACTCCGGTGGAGGCCGCCGCCCGTGACTGGGGCTCGGCGGTCAGCGTCGTGCTGTGCCTCGATCCCGACGACGAGCATGTGGTCACCGCGATGCGTACCGTCGCCGGCGCGCGCCCGTCGCCTGCCCAATGGGCCCTGGACGAGGGCGAGTTCGCGCATCGTGACTCGATGATCACCAAGTTCGAGGTGCGGGCGCTGGCGCTCGCCCGGCTCGGGCCACGGCTCGGGGATCTGGTGTGGGACATCGGCGCGGGTTCCGGCTCGGTGGCCGTGGAGTGCGCGCGGCTCGGCGCGGCCGTCACCGCCGTCGAGAAGTCGGCCGAGGACGTGGAGCGGATCCACGCCAACGCCGCCGCGCACGGTGTCGATGTGCATGTGGTGCACGGTGCGGCGCCGGACGTGCTGGGCGGTCTGCACGGCGAACCCGACGCCGTGTTCATCGGCGGTGGGGGGCGCGGACTGCCCGCCATCGTCGCCGCCTGCGCGGGGCGCGTACGGCGGACCGTGGTGGTCGCCATGGCCGCGCTCGACCGGGTCCCGGCGGCCCGGGAGGCGCTCGTGGCGGCCGGGATGACCTGTGACGGCGTACTGCTGCAGGCGTCCCGGCTCGCGCCGCTGCCGGGGGACGTGACCCGGCTGGCCGCCACCAATCCCGTTTTTCTGCTGTGGGGCGTCAGGCCTCCGGCGCACATCGAAGGAGTTGACCGGTGA
- the cobM gene encoding precorrin-4 C(11)-methyltransferase has product MNPTADNPTGKVTFVGAGPGAADLLTFRAARAIAEADVVIWAASLVQEEVLEHAREGAEILDSAAMSLEDVVAVYERALAEGLKVARIHSGDPALWGGTQEQLDRCREIGIATEVIPGVSSFSAVAALAQRELTIPEVAQSVILTRLGGGKTPMPPGEEVREFARHGTTMAVFLSAARSGQLVRELLEGGYPTSTPVVVAYQATWPEELVVKCTIGTLEETVKEHKLWKHTLFLVGPALDARGTRSHLYHPGHFHGYRKADPAARKALREARREVREQGSAP; this is encoded by the coding sequence ATGAACCCCACTGCCGATAACCCCACCGGGAAGGTGACCTTCGTCGGGGCCGGGCCCGGGGCTGCTGATCTGTTGACGTTTCGGGCTGCTCGGGCCATCGCCGAGGCCGACGTGGTGATCTGGGCCGCGAGCCTCGTTCAGGAGGAGGTGCTTGAGCATGCCCGGGAAGGGGCGGAGATCCTCGACTCGGCGGCCATGTCTCTGGAAGACGTCGTCGCCGTGTACGAGCGGGCCCTCGCCGAAGGGCTGAAGGTGGCGCGGATTCATTCCGGGGATCCGGCGCTGTGGGGCGGTACGCAGGAGCAGCTCGATCGGTGTCGGGAGATCGGGATCGCCACCGAGGTCATTCCCGGGGTGTCGTCCTTCTCCGCCGTCGCCGCGCTCGCTCAGCGTGAGTTGACGATTCCCGAAGTCGCGCAGTCCGTGATCCTGACCCGGCTCGGTGGGGGCAAGACGCCCATGCCGCCGGGTGAGGAGGTACGGGAGTTCGCGCGGCACGGGACGACCATGGCGGTGTTTCTGTCGGCGGCGCGCAGTGGGCAGTTGGTGCGGGAGCTGTTGGAGGGCGGGTATCCGACGTCGACGCCGGTCGTGGTGGCGTATCAGGCGACCTGGCCCGAGGAGCTCGTCGTGAAGTGCACGATCGGGACGCTGGAGGAGACCGTCAAGGAGCACAAGCTCTGGAAGCACACACTGTTCCTGGTCGGTCCCGCCCTCGACGCCCGGGGGACGCGTTCGCATCTCTACCACCCCGGTCACTTCCACGGATACCGCAAGGCCGATCCGGCGGCGCGCAAGGCGCTGCGGGAGGCGCGTCGTGAGGTACGGGAGCAGGGCTCGGCTCCGTGA
- the cobI gene encoding precorrin-2 C(20)-methyltransferase, protein MSSKLIGIGVGPGDPELVTVKGVNALRAADVVVVPVMDTGERGRAEATVLHYVSEDKVVRVVFALNERTDRGRREAAWDAAGERVAELLRGHACVAFATIGDPNVYSTFTYLAQTIEELVPGTVVETVPGITAMQDLAARSGAVLTEGTEPLTLVPVTAGAAVLKDALNGPGTVVAYKFGRQAQAVVEALRETGRIDDAVWGSSLGLAEESIQAAGELDGRPLPYLSTLIAPARRDGGRGGKL, encoded by the coding sequence ATGAGCAGCAAGCTGATCGGGATCGGGGTCGGGCCCGGTGATCCGGAGCTGGTGACCGTCAAGGGTGTCAACGCTCTGCGGGCCGCCGATGTCGTGGTTGTGCCGGTGATGGACACCGGGGAGCGGGGGCGGGCCGAGGCGACCGTTCTCCACTATGTGTCCGAGGACAAGGTCGTACGGGTTGTGTTCGCGCTCAACGAGCGGACCGACCGGGGGCGCCGCGAGGCCGCCTGGGACGCCGCCGGGGAGCGGGTCGCCGAGTTGCTCAGGGGGCACGCGTGCGTCGCCTTCGCCACGATCGGTGATCCCAACGTCTACTCCACCTTCACCTATCTCGCCCAGACCATCGAGGAGCTGGTGCCGGGTACCGTCGTGGAGACCGTGCCCGGTATCACCGCGATGCAGGATCTCGCCGCGCGCTCCGGTGCCGTACTGACGGAAGGGACCGAGCCGCTCACGCTCGTGCCCGTCACCGCGGGGGCGGCCGTGCTGAAGGACGCCCTCAACGGGCCGGGGACCGTCGTCGCGTACAAGTTCGGGCGGCAGGCGCAGGCCGTCGTCGAGGCGCTGCGCGAGACCGGGCGGATCGACGACGCGGTGTGGGGCTCCTCGCTCGGGCTGGCGGAGGAGTCCATCCAGGCCGCCGGCGAACTCGACGGCCGTCCGCTGCCCTATCTCTCCACTCTCATCGCGCCCGCCCGGCGTGACGGCGGGCGCGGCGGCAAACTGTGA
- a CDS encoding cobyrinate a,c-diamide synthase gives MVTAVPRLVIAAPSSGSGKTTVATGLMAAFAARGLVVSPHKVGPDYIDPGYHALASGRVGRNLDAYLCGPELVAPLFAHGARGCDIAVVEGVMGMYDGAAGEGELASTAHVAKLLRAPVVLVVDASSQSRSVAALVHGFASWDPQVRVGGVILNKVASDRHEELLREALESAGVAVLGVLRRAPQVGTPSRHLGLVPVAERRSAAVEAVAAMAAQVAAGCDLEGLLGLARSAGVMSGAAWDAAEALVSSPPPPLPVPSLRAAPPDPRFRPERPRPQTPDGLNGAGPNHHANPLGWVGDRDGAPRPQTPDGLDVAGPGSTVAEAEAAVVAEAPVVAVAGGAAFSFSYAEHSELLAAAGAEVIAFDPLNDEELPEGTRGLVIGGGFPEVYAAELSANVPLRKAVAGLAESGAPVAAECAGLLYLCRELDGLPMCGVLEANARMSERLTLGYRDAVAVSDSVLAPAGTRMQGHEFHRTVVEPGAGVAPAWGIRSPARRVEGFVQRGVHASYLHTHWASEPGVARRFVERCRTS, from the coding sequence GTGGTGACAGCTGTGCCCCGGTTGGTCATCGCCGCGCCCTCCTCGGGCAGCGGCAAGACCACCGTCGCCACGGGGTTGATGGCCGCGTTCGCCGCGCGGGGGCTCGTCGTGTCTCCGCACAAGGTGGGACCGGACTACATCGATCCCGGGTATCACGCGCTCGCGAGCGGGCGGGTGGGGCGCAACCTCGACGCGTATCTGTGCGGGCCGGAGTTGGTCGCGCCGCTCTTCGCCCATGGGGCGCGGGGGTGCGACATCGCCGTCGTCGAGGGTGTGATGGGGATGTACGACGGGGCCGCGGGGGAAGGTGAACTGGCCTCCACGGCTCATGTGGCGAAGCTGTTGCGGGCGCCGGTGGTGCTGGTCGTGGACGCGTCTTCGCAGTCGCGGTCGGTGGCGGCGTTGGTGCATGGGTTCGCCTCGTGGGATCCGCAGGTGCGGGTCGGGGGCGTGATTCTGAACAAGGTCGCGTCGGATCGGCACGAGGAGTTGTTGCGGGAGGCGTTGGAGTCGGCCGGGGTGGCGGTGTTGGGGGTGCTGCGGCGGGCTCCGCAGGTGGGTACGCCGTCTCGACATCTGGGGTTGGTGCCGGTTGCCGAGCGGCGTTCGGCTGCGGTGGAGGCGGTGGCAGCCATGGCTGCGCAGGTGGCGGCCGGGTGCGATCTGGAGGGGCTGCTCGGGCTGGCTCGGAGTGCGGGGGTGATGTCGGGTGCGGCTTGGGATGCGGCTGAGGCCTTGGTTTCCTCGCCCCCGCCGCCCCTACCCGTCCCGTCCCTGAGGGCTGCGCCCCCAGACCCCCGCTTTCGGCCTGAACGGCCTCGTCCTCAAACGCCGGACGGGCTGAATGGCGCGGGCCCGAACCATCACGCGAACCCCCTCGGGTGGGTGGGGGATCGCGACGGGGCCCCCCGCCCTCAAACGCCGGACGGGCTGGATGTGGCTGGACCGGGCTCGACAGTGGCCGAAGCCGAAGCAGCGGTCGTTGCCGAAGCGCCCGTCGTTGCCGTTGCCGGTGGGGCCGCGTTCAGCTTTTCGTATGCCGAGCACAGTGAGCTGCTTGCCGCTGCCGGTGCCGAAGTGATCGCCTTTGATCCGCTGAACGATGAGGAACTGCCCGAGGGGACTCGGGGGTTGGTCATCGGCGGTGGGTTCCCCGAGGTGTACGCCGCTGAGCTGTCCGCCAACGTACCCCTGCGGAAGGCTGTCGCGGGCCTCGCGGAGAGCGGGGCTCCTGTCGCCGCCGAGTGTGCCGGGCTGCTGTATCTGTGCCGGGAGCTCGATGGGCTGCCGATGTGTGGGGTGCTTGAGGCGAATGCTCGGATGTCGGAGCGGCTCACGCTCGGGTATCGGGATGCCGTGGCTGTCAGCGACAGTGTGCTCGCGCCGGCCGGGACACGGATGCAGGGGCACGAGTTTCACCGGACGGTCGTCGAGCCGGGGGCCGGGGTGGCTCCCGCCTGGGGGATACGGTCTCCCGCGCGGCGGGTCGAAGGTTTTGTACAGCGAGGTGTGCACGCGAGTTATCTGCACACGCACTGGGCGTCGGAGCCCGGTGTCGCCCGTCGGTTCGTGGAGAGGTGCCGGACGTCATGA
- the cobO gene encoding cob(I)yrinic acid a,c-diamide adenosyltransferase, with protein MPQGQPSVVPDDGLTTRQRRNRPLVVVHTGIGKGKSTAAFGLALRAWNQGWPIGVFQFVKSAKWKVGEENALRVLGASGEGGSVDWHKMGEGWSWVQRDIQGDNSTNEEKAREGWEQVKRDLAAETYKLYVLDEFAYPMHWGWVDTDEVISVLRDRPGTQHVVITGRNAPEKLVDFADLVTDMSKVKHPMDAGQKGQRGIEW; from the coding sequence ATGCCTCAGGGACAGCCGAGTGTCGTACCGGATGACGGGCTGACGACGCGGCAGCGTCGTAACCGGCCTCTTGTCGTGGTGCACACGGGAATCGGGAAGGGCAAGTCGACCGCCGCGTTCGGGCTGGCGTTGCGGGCTTGGAACCAGGGGTGGCCCATCGGGGTGTTCCAGTTCGTCAAGTCGGCCAAGTGGAAGGTCGGCGAGGAGAACGCGCTGCGGGTGCTGGGCGCGAGCGGTGAGGGCGGGTCCGTCGACTGGCACAAGATGGGTGAGGGCTGGTCGTGGGTCCAGCGGGACATCCAGGGTGACAACTCGACCAACGAGGAGAAAGCCCGGGAGGGCTGGGAGCAGGTCAAGCGGGATCTGGCCGCCGAGACGTACAAGCTGTATGTGCTGGATGAGTTCGCTTATCCCATGCACTGGGGGTGGGTCGACACCGATGAGGTGATCTCCGTGCTGCGGGACCGGCCTGGGACGCAGCATGTCGTCATCACCGGGCGGAACGCTCCCGAGAAGCTTGTCGACTTCGCGGACCTGGTGACGGACATGTCCAAGGTCAAGCACCCCATGGACGCCGGCCAGAAGGGCCAGAGGGGCATCGAGTGGTGA